In Equus caballus isolate H_3958 breed thoroughbred chromosome 25, TB-T2T, whole genome shotgun sequence, one DNA window encodes the following:
- the FRRS1L gene encoding DOMON domain-containing protein FRRS1L, with protein sequence MAGPPRQRPGTWAALLCLLLAGPAACTASPADDGAGPGGRGPRGRARGDAAADEAVPRHDSSYGTFAGEFYDLRYLSEEGYPFPTAPPVDPFARIKVDDCGKTKGCFRYGKPGCNAETCDYFLSYRMIGADVEFELSADTDGWVAVGFSSDKKMGGDDVMACVHDDNGRVRIQHFYNVGQWAKEIQRNPARDEEGVFENNRVTCRFKRPVNVPRDETIVDLHLSWYYLFAWGPAIQGSITRHDIDSPPTSERVVSIYKYEDIFMPSAAYQTFSSPFCLLLIVALTFYLLMGTP encoded by the exons ATGGCGGGGCCGCCCCGGCAGCGCCCGGGGACCTGGGCGGCGTTGCTCTGCCTGCTGCTGGCCGGGCCCGCCGCCTGCACAGCCAGCCCCGCGGACGACGGCGCGGGCCCGGGGGGCCGGGGACCCCGGGGCCGCGCGCGGGGGGACGCGGCTGCCGACGAGGCGGTGCCGCGCCACGACTCCTCCTACGGCACCTTCGCCGGGGAGTTCTACGACCTGCGCTACCTGTCGGAGGAGG GTTACCCTTTCCCTACTGCTCCTCCTGTGGATCCGTTTGCCAGAATCAAAGTGGATGACTGTGGAAAAACAAAAGGATGCTTTAG ATATGGCAAACCAGGCTGTAATGCAGAGACCTGTGACTACTTCCTTAGCTACCGGATGATAGGGGCCGATGTGGAATTTGAGCTGAGCGCAGACACTGATGGCTGGGTAGCAGTCGGATTCTCTTCCGACAAGAAAATG GGCGGTGACGATGTCATGGCCTGCGTCCACGATGACAATGGCAGGGTCCGCATACAGCACTTCTATAATGTAGGCCAGTGGGCAAAAGAGATTCAGAGAAATCCTGCCAGAGATGAAGAAGGAGTTTTTGAGAACAATCGGGTCACCTGCAGATTTAAACGCCCAGTCAACGTTCCCAGAGATGAAACAATTGTTGATCTGCATTTGAGTTGGTATTATCTCTTTGCTTGGGGTCCAGCCATTCAGG GCTCTATCACCCGCCATGATATAGACTCTCCACCGACTTCAGAGCGTGTTGTCAGTATTTACAAGTATGAAGATATTTTTATGCCCTCAGCTGCCTATCAGACCTTCTCTTCTCCGTTTTGTTTGCTTCTCATTGTTGCCCTGACCTTCTACCTATTGATGGGAACCCCTTAA